Part of the Streptomyces sp. NBC_01460 genome, CGTCGTCGACCATGCGCCAGACGAAGCCGGGGGCTCGGTCGGCCGCGGCGTTGATATCCGGGAGCTGCGCGACGAAATCGGACAGTTGAGGAGTGTCGAGCGGGGCGAGAATGCGCCCGACGTTGACCTGGGCGAGGTGGAAGTCGTTCACGGGGGCAAGCATGCGCGCGCCAACTCTCTAAAGTCAACGATTTTTATTTTTACAAAGCCTCCGGCGTCTCCAGTGCGACGCAGCACCCGTGGGGAAGCGGATCCATCGCCGCGCTCCATCCCTGGGCATCCGGCAGGCCGGCGAGCAGGCCCTGGATCCTGGCCAGGTTCATCCCGCAGATCAGGGCGGGGAACTGATCGGCCAGCGCATGGAACGGGCAGTTGTTCAGGCGCAGTTTCCCGTCGTCCGGGAACGGCTCGTAGCCGCATGCCCGCAGGGCTTCGACGGGATCGGTCCCGCCGTCCGAGGCGTCGCCCTCGGACTCTCCGGCCGTGCGTGCCGCTGCCTGCAGGGCCTCGTCGAGCCCGGCCTGCTCGACCACCTCGGCGAGGAGCCGGCTCGCCGCGTCGTAGGAGCGGGGCGGCACGGAGACCGTGTGCTCTCCCTCGGCCCGCCGGTACAGCTTCGAGGGCCGTCCCGCCCCCGGGCCGGTGCGCCCCGAGAGCCGCCGGAACGACACCTCCAGCAACCCGGCGTCGACCAGCTTGTCCAGGTGGAACGCGGCCAGTGAGCGGGAGATCCCGGCCGCCTCGGCCGCCGCGTCCCGTCCCACCTCGCCCGGTGTCCCGGTGACGTGTCGGTACAGTCCGCGCCGCACCGGATCGCCCAGCACGCCCAGCGCGTCGAGGGCGGAATCCTCACTGCTGTTCATGGGGGCGATTCTATGACCAGCGACGATTGGTGATTCTGGCGACGGCGTTCGTCC contains:
- a CDS encoding helix-turn-helix transcriptional regulator, whose product is MNSSEDSALDALGVLGDPVRRGLYRHVTGTPGEVGRDAAAEAAGISRSLAAFHLDKLVDAGLLEVSFRRLSGRTGPGAGRPSKLYRRAEGEHTVSVPPRSYDAASRLLAEVVEQAGLDEALQAAARTAGESEGDASDGGTDPVEALRACGYEPFPDDGKLRLNNCPFHALADQFPALICGMNLARIQGLLAGLPDAQGWSAAMDPLPHGCCVALETPEAL